attaaagaaatataatcacgcctataggcagcaacctgtgacacagcgctaccgcgcccgtgtgaggagaattacagaacgccaacgaggaacttaccgaaggtcgcagatgacacgcgaaattgcgcaagatgatcacttttgatgacgggtgggtcagtgaatgaacataccgctcgaaataatgcgataatgagcgccaccacgccgacaaacgtacgcagactagatggatgtggacgaaagcggtagcgtggccgcggtggtagcaaaagaaatgtgaacttggacatgcgcggaaaagattttccggccgctttggcctctccacccacttgccgcttcccaaatgtgaacgtagccatagtctgcagcgcaaaacgtctctcgtttgcgattgcgcccctacggaaggctggtagttactgttgtgttgctgaatcccaaaccagcaattacgaaaggctggtagttgctgttgtgttgtggaaccccaaaccagcaatgtacacacgaaagagttgatgccagcagtgaaattccaccgactcgcaacagaatgcacgaaacagacagccgacaagcatggattactgctgtgcgcagtacagcgtaagtaaactcttgttgcaggcgctgacagttctcgtcggagttcacgcgtcctaaGAAATTGCTTATGTGCACTATGtgctgaacaataccggagttcattcctgcatcactagtacactaataagtcgagattctgtgaggtacaaagccgcttcctgtttgcaccggcctaagtgaagcagaaatgactcgcacgcactacttaagatgcgtacacatgccataactatgcagtgcggtgaaatattctgtacaattctgaatctgttgacgtaaaggcaaatgacggctgcacggtcgcacacagcggaagacacagcggcccatgcacttgccgcaggaaatgcaaggcgacgaaagcttcgtaaaaaaaaaaaaaagcattactcgtttttgcgcgtatttaagttttctagcgcaaagacgcagcgaacaagctattgctatgggagtaggtatagcctggtaacacgtgcattttcacatgtatagccgtccttgacctgtgaaacgcacttcgccccgacgaggacgacgccatctacgcttaacggagattaacaattaatgatgtcttctccgatcgggcgggtcgtctcaatgatgcgttttcgaagactggtccattcagtggcgcgatgagagacggttgctccaaacgcccactgtacctgtcgtactcaCTGTACTTTagtgagcttacattactttttacttaatttcttcacaagcacacagtgccacacacacacgcgagggggggggggtcccctgtctttgatatacatgcatagattgtgcttaaactaccgatacttattatcgatcacgtcacgtagtggaaagtagtggaaagcagacgcttgcccccccccccccccctggtcgggCCGACGAAcaccccccgaaaaaaatttctggctacgcccctggatgGTATCCTTCGACGGTCAGCACCGTATGTGCTGACCGTCGAAGTCTGCGGGCACTCCATTTCAATGGAGCTGGACACACGGGCCAGCGAGTCGGCCATGGCCGGGAAACTGATCAAGCGTAGCTTTCCTGGCGTGTTCGTCGAGGCTTCGGGCGTCATGCTGCACAGCTACTCCGGACAGCTCTCCCAGGTCCAGAAGCAGCCCCAAGTCAGCGTTCGCTTTGGTTACAGGGAGGCAACCCTTCCCCTTTATTTCACCAAGGGGTCGTCACCGACGCTGCTCGGCCGAAATTGGATTTACGCACTGGGCTTTCGGTTGCCAGAGTACCAAAAGGCCGTCCTACATGTGGTTAAAGACGTCCCAAGCCTCGTGACCGATTTCAAGTCCCTGTTCCGGCATTCGCCGGCACGACATTCGCCGGCACGACGGCTAGCATCTATGTTCCTGAGGGAGCCCGGCCTCGTTTTTTCAAGCCTCGCCCACTGCCGTTCGCCCTGAAGGACGGGGTCACCCAGGAGCTGCAACGGTTACAGCGAGAGGGCATCCTGGTACCCGTCAAGACGTCTGAGTGGGCCACTCCCCTAGATCCAGTCCTCAAGCGAGACGGCACTGTCAGGATCTGCGGGGATTTCAAGGTTGCCATCAACCCCGTTGTCGGAGAttagcagcagacgacgaagaaaaagaatggaacttgggctgctgcctccgcgcctGGCACCAAGAAGTGCGCGCACCGTTATCATCATCAAAAAAccttttgtgttcgtctctcgCCATTAAAAACTTCGTTGAGTGTTTCGCGGCTCCGTCTTTTCTGGCAACGCGACCGAGTGGCCGGCGTTCCGCAACATATGGTGCCGAAACCCACGGACAACGAGTGGATGCCAACGACGTGGACAACGAGCGACGGCGTCGACTAGTCTCTTCTAGAAACTGCAGCCGGAGCAACCTGATCCTCATCGGAACCGCACCCAGGGAAGCAACGCGCGGAACCGGCTACCTTACGAGCAAGTAAGCCGCAATCCTAGCGAAGCATGGACCGCCTGAAAGCTAAACGCTCTGCTAGACGAACCCAATCAACGAAAATCATTAATGAGGCGACGACGCTGCTAGAGAGCGGCTGCAACGACCGAACGGCGTTCAGCAAGGTTATAGACAAGCTCGTCGCCAGCCGTGACGAGCTTCGGAAGATTAATGCCGAGCTTGAGGACGTGATTCCTGTCGAGGATCTTGAAAGAGAGAACGAGTCTGCAGCGCATTATGACGACCAGACGCTTGCGACCCTGACACGCCTCCGGGTCCGAGTCGAAGATCTCAGCGTCGGCGGCACGGTGCTGACTCCTCCCTCGACGACGCTCAATACGCCACCTACCCCAACGATAGCTGCGTCACAGAGCTTCGGACCTCGTCTCCCAACGCTGACCATCAAGCCTTTCCATGGGGACGTGAATCAATGGACGTCGTTTTGGGAGCAATTCAACGGCGCTGTCCATGCGAATACAACTCTGCGCACGACTGATAAATTCCACTACCTCCGCAACTACCTGGTAGGGGAAGCAGCCGCTGCCATTGCCGGACTACCAACGACTGAAGCGTGTTATGAGAGTGCCATCGATCTGCTAGAGCAGAGGTTCGGGGACAGGAGCCGGATTGTACATCATCACTTCAGAGCGCTCCACGAACTGCAGCCCGTGACGTCTCCATCGGCTACGAGGGAGTTGCGCAGGCTGTACGACGTAGTCCAGCTGAATGTCCGCTGCCTCAACGTCCTAGAAGTTCCAACTAGCAGTTCTGCAGCTATGTTCTACGACGTTCTGCTTCAATCCCTGCCACAAGAAATTGTCGTAGCGTTCTACCGCCATAGCCGTCTCCAGGATGACGCACAAGGCACGGAACCCTCTGCTTCAGGGGAGGCAACCACAACGTCTTGCAAGAAACTCGAGCAGCTCTTGCGATATACACAGATAGAGCTCGAAACAAGAGAGCAGTGTGCTCCATCGGCATCCTCCTTCAAAGGCGGCGGGTCCCACAGAAAGCATGTGCCACCGTCATCAGTCCTGCATGCATCGGAAGAATCGAAACAAATCCGCAACGAATGTTTCTTTTGTAAATCTACAAGGCATGCAACCGAGGTATGCAGCGCTACCTTGACCATATCAGAGAAAAAGAACCGGCTAGCTAAAGCTAGGCGGTGCTACCGATGTACTATAAAGGGCCACCGCGCAAGCGAGTGCCGGCGGAAGTTGGTGTACGCGGAATGCAAATCCAGGCATGCTTCAACGATGTGCGACCCAGCTTTTCGAGCGACAAGGGGCGAGAAGTCACATAACGTCGTATCTGATGCTACCAAGCCAATGAAGGCAGAGAGTCCGCGGTCGACTGCCGTTACAAGCTGTCAACTTGACGAGGCCATTAATTTACAGACTTTTCGTTCTTGGATCGTCGGTTCCAACGAGACATCTTATACCAGAAGCATCTTCGACGGAGGCAGTCAACGCACGTTCATTAAGGAAGACCTGGTGGCGCGGTTGGGACTAAAAATCATTAGAGAGACATGCCTAGCGGTGAACACGTTTGCGTCAGATGCTCCTTCCTGTGTGAGAAATTGCAATGTCGTCGAGGTTCATCTTCGTAGTCAATTTGATGACAGCGAGCACATCATTGAAGCGATAGCCATGCCAGTAATTTGGCACGACATCCCAGCCACGTCTATGGCATGTTCCTTCGCAGACAAATTACGTGAGCAAAGTTACCGGCTGGCGGACGATCAAACTGTGCCTCGAGGATGTGGCGAGAAAGGCATTAGTCTGCTCATAGGATCTCATCAGCTGTGGAACATCTTGAGCGGCGACATCATACGCAGCAGCGAAGTGCAAGGATTGGTCGCGGTCAAGACTACTCTCGGCTGGACACTACAAGGTCCTACCATGAAAACGAGCTTCATAAACGGAACATCTGAAGTGACGATCTGCGTCCTCCAAGTGCAAGCTGGAGAAGTCTTTACAGACTTTGTtgaattttatcgcacaatcttgattttaacaagtTATATCGTTTTTATGACAAAGtctgtaaagacacgcttgtatctactaagaaaataatgttacgaaaattatgaggcATACTAAATGTATTggcgtctattaggcactatctccgaaaaaaataaaagtttttcattgaacagctatTTCGCTACAATAATtttactgcaagcactacagttgggcgtgccgggatGCGCCCGCAAATGTTCCAGACTGGTTTGCGTCGTCGCCGCATTGAGACTCAAACTCCGACGAAAattcagcgtcctctgactcgctgccattcgatgtatcgataagattaGCCGCAGaagcagcggaatcgcgatatctgcgatctcccgaagtgcgcgtgccgtttccggagccggatatttttgcgttctgctttgacgatcgcgaaattTCGGAGCGTGTTTAAAAATCCCCGCTTGGTGGGAAAAAatcgaactgcttagaaaacaaaaatatagtttctcctctttcacgtccgatggcccATTGTGtctgtgagcggcgcggaaggtctcgaaagtggcCTTTCGAACCATCGATAGCAGGAggccattttttcgttctcctttgacgatcgaGAAACCTCGGAGCGCGTTTAAATTTCACCGCCTcgtgggaaaaaagcgaactgcttaaaAAACTAAAATATACTTTCCCTCCTTCACGTTCGATAGCGCAGTATTTCCGTGAGCGGCTCGGcaggtctcgaaagcggtgttTCAAACCATCGTACCGCgcccatgcccaatgggcgcggtacggaaataGTACATAACGGACATCTACATGGCTCAATTGTGAGGAAAGTGAGTTTATAAGTTACAAAGAGGCTTTGAAAGAACAACCTGCACTGAAATGGTCATTTGCACTTTTGTTGGTGCAGGTGCCTCTTCGTGTGGCGCCTGTAACGTGCCGATGTATGAAGGCCTAAGTGGCACCGGAATGGTTGTGTGAATGTACAGGTAATCCTTCAGTGTGACCTTATGAAAAAAGCAAAGAGTGGTTAATGCTCACATGTTTGTTTATTCCAAGTAGGTACATATACTTGCCCAGTATAGAGATCAAACTAGGGGCATGCAAACAGCAATTTTCGAAACTGAATCAGCTAAGAATCGAATAGTCCTAGAAGCGAATCAAAGATGGAATA
The window above is part of the Dermacentor silvarum isolate Dsil-2018 unplaced genomic scaffold, BIME_Dsil_1.4 Seq597, whole genome shotgun sequence genome. Proteins encoded here:
- the LOC119435282 gene encoding uncharacterized protein LOC119435282, whose amino-acid sequence is MDRLKAKRSARRTQSTKIINEATTLLESGCNDRTAFSKVIDKLVASRDELRKINAELEDVIPVEDLERENESAAHYDDQTLATLTRLRVRVEDLSVGGTVLTPPSTTLNTPPTPTIAASQSFGPRLPTLTIKPFHGDVNQWTSFWEQFNGAVHANTTLRTTDKFHYLRNYLVGEAAAAIAGLPTTEACYESAIDLLEQRFGDRSRIVHHHFRALHELQPVTSPSATRELRRLYDVVQLNVRCLNVLEVPTSSSAAMFYDVLLQSLPQEIVVAFYRHSRLQDDAQGTEPSASGEATTTSCKKLEQLLRYTQIELETREQCAPSASSFKGGGSHRKHVPPSSVLHASEESKQIRNECFFCKSTRHATE